One genomic segment of Blastopirellula marina includes these proteins:
- a CDS encoding DUF1559 domain-containing protein, translating into MSTKTSRTAFTLVELLVVIAIIGILIALLLPAVQQAREAARRMSCSNQLKQVGLATHNFHDTFLEFPYASRDRAEDDPEDTYSTGWIQILPFLEQDAIAQRWNPELKRNDTTDPDGDGWSNATLQQESIPSLLCPTMTMPTGPISSENRGPSSYQWCSAGNVDVLYGIVYGSPATAADGAIIPIQQHVDTSKGEVVGPNHRDATKFRDITDGTSNTFMVGETDFLPQGVPSTNYGAIWAYGYLYGWGTGYYPLNKHDHASPVYGGFRSQHPGGAHFTMVDGSVSFVAETINQETYQALFTRSGAEVASLP; encoded by the coding sequence ATGTCGACAAAGACGTCTCGCACTGCATTTACCCTGGTAGAGCTGTTGGTGGTGATCGCCATCATCGGCATTCTGATCGCTTTGTTGCTGCCTGCCGTCCAGCAAGCCCGCGAAGCGGCCCGGCGGATGAGCTGCTCGAATCAGCTGAAACAGGTCGGCCTGGCGACCCACAACTTCCACGATACGTTCCTCGAGTTTCCCTATGCTTCCCGCGATCGAGCCGAGGACGACCCGGAAGACACCTACTCCACCGGTTGGATCCAGATCCTGCCGTTTCTCGAGCAAGATGCGATCGCCCAGCGCTGGAACCCCGAACTCAAACGCAACGACACGACGGACCCCGATGGCGATGGCTGGTCGAACGCGACCTTGCAGCAAGAATCGATCCCTTCGCTTCTATGCCCCACGATGACCATGCCCACCGGCCCGATAAGCTCTGAGAACCGTGGCCCGAGCAGCTACCAATGGTGCTCGGCCGGGAATGTGGACGTACTATACGGCATCGTCTATGGTTCGCCGGCAACTGCCGCGGATGGAGCCATCATTCCGATCCAGCAGCATGTCGACACCTCGAAGGGGGAAGTCGTCGGTCCCAATCACCGCGACGCAACCAAGTTCCGCGACATCACCGACGGCACGTCAAATACCTTCATGGTAGGTGAAACCGACTTTTTGCCCCAAGGTGTTCCTTCCACCAACTACGGTGCGATTTGGGCCTATGGATATCTGTACGGCTGGGGGACTGGCTACTATCCGCTGAACAAGCACGACCATGCTTCGCCAGTCTACGGCGGCTTCCGCAGCCAGCATCCTGGCGGGGCGCACTTCACGATGGTCGATGGGTCGGTGTCGTTCGTTGCCGAAACGATCAACCAGGAAACCTACCAGGCCTTGTTCACTCGCTCAGGTGCCGAAGTCGCTTCACTGCCGTAA
- a CDS encoding Hsp20/alpha crystallin family protein — MVRPQAQTESKSHPLANWSSEMDNLFESFFRPVRQSASGAWLPAMNISETELGYQIDLELPGLNAEDVNVELHDGKLTISGERKTEEQSEDRRWHRVEHVYGKFQRELKLGTPVDEENVSANFKNGVLTVMIPKSEHAKPRKIEVKNS; from the coding sequence ATGGTACGCCCACAAGCACAAACCGAATCGAAGTCGCATCCTCTGGCCAACTGGTCGAGCGAGATGGACAACCTGTTCGAGTCGTTCTTCCGTCCGGTACGTCAAAGCGCTTCTGGGGCATGGCTGCCGGCCATGAACATCTCGGAAACGGAACTTGGCTATCAGATCGACTTGGAACTGCCAGGCCTCAATGCGGAAGACGTCAACGTGGAACTCCATGATGGCAAGCTGACCATCTCTGGCGAACGTAAGACGGAAGAGCAATCGGAAGACCGACGCTGGCACCGTGTCGAGCACGTATATGGCAAGTTCCAACGCGAGCTCAAACTCGGTACGCCGGTCGACGAAGAAAACGTTTCGGCCAACTTCAAGAACGGCGTGCTCACGGTGATGATTCCCAAATCGGAACATGCCAAGCCCCGCAAAATTGAAGTGAAGAACAGCTAA
- a CDS encoding dihydroxy-acid dehydratase, with protein sequence MDRPLNWNSRNLTQGWQRGVTAFYYGLNFQEEDFHKPQVGIGVPLLEGNLCNVHAYRLATLIKQGCEKEGLIGFPFGTPAVSDNITQGHEGGNASLPSRNMIANAAECVTSSHGYDFLIGMHNCDKNGPGFAMALARLNYPGLIINGGSIKPGCHRGHDTSILDVYDSQAAASVGAMTHDEADQILRTACPGPGGCGIAASFNTWGIALEAMGLSAPYSSSNPADDPSKIAECEGIGVLVKRLLAEDIRPRDIVTRASMINATRAVAAMGGSTNGVLHLLALAREAHVDFHLQDIQKICRETPVLCSFAPRGKRTMYDLFKIGGTPMFLKYLLQQGMLDGDCITVTGKTMSENLAEVPDIDWNQDLIVPVEKAFKPYADMQICFGNLAPGGIVFKVSSMKEPTFRGKAICFDDARKIVEAVERDEIQPGSVIVLRYLGPVASGMPEVLVATAALATPKLDGKVAFLSDTRVSGVSHGAIGVHCAPEAAVGGPIALVQDGDEISFDLTAGDLTLHVDDAVLDERRRAWQTPEIPRTRGYLADFAATVSQAHHGCVSKAFLPDTE encoded by the coding sequence ATGGACCGACCGCTCAACTGGAATAGCCGCAACCTCACCCAAGGCTGGCAGCGCGGAGTGACCGCGTTTTACTACGGGCTGAACTTCCAGGAAGAAGATTTCCACAAGCCTCAAGTCGGTATCGGGGTGCCGCTGCTGGAAGGCAACCTGTGCAATGTGCATGCGTATCGCCTGGCGACGCTCATTAAGCAAGGCTGCGAGAAAGAAGGGCTGATCGGGTTTCCGTTCGGCACACCGGCCGTCAGCGATAACATCACCCAGGGGCACGAAGGCGGGAACGCCAGTTTGCCGTCGCGCAATATGATTGCCAACGCGGCCGAGTGTGTGACCAGTTCGCATGGGTACGATTTTCTGATCGGGATGCACAACTGCGATAAGAACGGTCCCGGCTTCGCCATGGCCCTGGCTCGGCTGAACTACCCGGGGCTGATCATCAACGGCGGCAGCATCAAGCCAGGATGTCATCGCGGGCACGATACGTCGATTCTCGATGTGTACGACTCGCAGGCCGCGGCCAGTGTTGGGGCGATGACCCATGACGAGGCCGACCAGATTTTACGGACCGCGTGTCCTGGTCCTGGCGGCTGCGGGATTGCCGCATCGTTCAATACGTGGGGGATCGCCCTGGAAGCGATGGGATTATCGGCTCCTTATTCCAGCAGTAACCCGGCCGATGATCCCTCGAAGATCGCCGAGTGCGAAGGGATTGGCGTGCTAGTCAAGCGGCTGCTGGCCGAAGACATTCGCCCGCGCGACATCGTCACCAGGGCCTCGATGATCAACGCCACGCGAGCCGTGGCCGCGATGGGTGGGTCAACCAATGGGGTGCTGCACTTGTTGGCGCTGGCTCGCGAGGCCCACGTCGATTTCCATCTGCAAGACATTCAAAAGATCTGCCGCGAGACGCCGGTGCTGTGCAGCTTCGCCCCGCGTGGCAAGCGGACGATGTACGACCTGTTCAAGATTGGTGGCACGCCGATGTTCCTCAAGTATCTGCTGCAGCAGGGGATGCTGGACGGGGACTGTATCACGGTGACCGGCAAGACGATGTCCGAGAATCTGGCCGAGGTCCCCGACATAGACTGGAACCAGGATTTGATCGTGCCGGTCGAGAAGGCCTTCAAGCCATACGCCGACATGCAGATCTGCTTCGGCAACCTGGCCCCCGGCGGGATTGTGTTCAAGGTCAGCAGCATGAAAGAGCCAACCTTTCGCGGTAAGGCCATCTGCTTCGACGATGCTCGCAAGATTGTCGAAGCGGTCGAACGCGACGAGATTCAGCCAGGCAGCGTGATCGTGCTGCGTTACCTGGGACCGGTGGCCTCTGGCATGCCGGAGGTCTTGGTGGCAACGGCAGCCTTGGCGACACCGAAGCTCGACGGTAAGGTCGCGTTTCTGTCCGATACCCGCGTCTCAGGCGTTTCGCACGGAGCGATTGGGGTGCACTGCGCCCCCGAAGCGGCCGTCGGCGGGCCGATTGCTTTGGTGCAAGACGGCGACGAGATCTCGTTCGACCTGACGGCCGGCGACCTGACCCTGCATGTCGACGATGCCGTGCTGGACGAACGTCGTCGTGCGTGGCAAACACCTGAGATCCCGCGGACTCGTGGCTACCTGGCCGACTTCGCCGCGACCGTATCGCAAGCCCACCATGGCTGTGTCAGCAAGGCCTTTCTACCCGATACCGAATAG
- the mog gene encoding molybdopterin adenylyltransferase, giving the protein MPNTPAKIGIVTVSDRASRGDYEDRGGPAIRQYLDEVMASPWEAVAKVIPDDRDTIAQTLIGLADDVGCCLIITTGGTGPAKRDLTPDVTIQVCDKEMPGFGELMRKVSLEKVPTAILSRQTAGLRGNSLIVNLPGQPKAIAECLDAVFPAIPYCIDLMEGPYLETNPDRIVAFRPKK; this is encoded by the coding sequence ATGCCCAATACACCTGCGAAGATTGGAATCGTCACCGTTTCGGATCGCGCCTCGCGAGGCGACTACGAAGACCGGGGCGGTCCGGCCATTCGCCAGTACCTGGACGAAGTGATGGCCTCTCCCTGGGAAGCCGTCGCCAAGGTGATTCCTGACGATCGCGACACCATCGCCCAAACGTTGATCGGCCTGGCCGACGATGTCGGTTGCTGCCTGATCATCACCACCGGCGGCACCGGCCCCGCCAAACGCGATCTGACGCCCGACGTTACCATCCAGGTCTGCGACAAAGAAATGCCAGGCTTCGGCGAACTGATGCGCAAAGTCAGCTTAGAAAAGGTCCCCACCGCGATTCTTTCTCGCCAAACGGCCGGCCTCCGCGGTAACTCGCTGATCGTAAATCTACCAGGCCAGCCCAAAGCGATCGCCGAATGCCTGGACGCCGTCTTCCCGGCGATACCGTACTGCATCGATCTGATGGAAGGCCCCTACCTGGAAACCAACCCCGATCGCATCGTGGCCTTTCGTCCGAAGAAGTGA
- a CDS encoding 6-pyruvoyl trahydropterin synthase family protein, which translates to MSLSIMRRIKFCAGHRLYKHGGKCEFFHGHNYIADFHVSGDEVDAVGRVIDFAELKRLFKGWIDEHWDHAFILNEDDENGINALKQVVPCKMYILPTNPTAESMATYLLEKVCPKLLKGTGVTCRKVAIWETEDSFAEASLDTGGNVHTIAELSEPMVS; encoded by the coding sequence ATGAGCCTGAGCATTATGCGGCGCATCAAGTTTTGCGCCGGACATCGACTTTACAAGCACGGCGGGAAGTGCGAATTCTTCCACGGCCACAACTATATTGCCGACTTCCACGTCAGTGGAGATGAAGTCGACGCGGTAGGCCGCGTGATCGACTTTGCGGAACTGAAACGCTTGTTCAAAGGGTGGATCGACGAGCACTGGGATCACGCGTTCATCCTGAACGAAGACGACGAGAACGGCATCAACGCCCTCAAGCAGGTCGTCCCGTGCAAGATGTACATCCTGCCGACCAACCCAACCGCCGAAAGCATGGCCACGTACCTGTTGGAGAAGGTCTGTCCGAAGCTGCTCAAAGGAACCGGGGTGACCTGCCGCAAGGTCGCCATTTGGGAAACGGAAGACAGCTTCGCCGAAGCCAGCCTCGACACCGGCGGCAACGTACACACGATCGCCGAACTATCGGAACCGATGGTCTCTTAA
- a CDS encoding prepilin peptidase: protein MPRSRLRLTWLRYTIAIVVCLGIGAVLAWPAFEMLWLAGSDEDFISRQNRLDQVQWIQSILIAGFLYTWFFFFGATVGSFLNVVIWRMPRGETVVSRPSRCPFCSTQLKWNDNVPVLGWIMLGGRCRTCRLPISPRYPIIETVVGLIFLLLLQFEVLSGGGNLPGVDAVRLSHSRAMLELQFPLLSIYVFHCYLFSLMVCWAMIAWDRSRMPLTLCVLAYGAGFLGPMIWPELYPVRLGSVDLGSVVDAPRLEVFLSALCGAVAGTAWGMLLRAFVSQPTTEDQSRRLGIPIMMVAVGLYFGWQATFVIAALSMLLSVVMWPAMKRIGRTDFAGGVELSILASSFVFVLYWKFWDQPYGLTDLPKAIAFAAAAVVLGLLLRKLTWRPTLDLQRFQRPAEKTGTDSPELQVLASGGTLPENS, encoded by the coding sequence ATGCCTCGCTCACGTTTACGACTTACCTGGCTTCGCTACACGATCGCGATCGTCGTGTGCCTGGGTATAGGGGCTGTTCTGGCATGGCCGGCGTTCGAGATGCTGTGGCTAGCCGGTTCGGATGAAGACTTCATCAGCCGCCAAAACCGGTTGGACCAGGTGCAGTGGATTCAATCGATCCTGATTGCCGGCTTCCTTTACACGTGGTTCTTCTTCTTTGGAGCCACCGTCGGTAGCTTTCTGAATGTCGTCATCTGGCGGATGCCGCGGGGCGAAACGGTCGTTTCCCGACCTTCGCGTTGCCCCTTCTGCAGTACCCAGCTCAAGTGGAACGACAACGTCCCGGTACTGGGCTGGATCATGCTGGGTGGCCGCTGCCGAACGTGCCGACTACCGATCTCACCCCGTTACCCAATCATTGAAACGGTCGTGGGGCTGATCTTCCTGCTACTGTTGCAGTTCGAAGTCCTCAGTGGTGGCGGCAACCTTCCAGGGGTCGATGCCGTTCGGCTCAGTCATTCCCGAGCCATGCTGGAACTTCAGTTCCCGCTGCTCTCGATCTATGTTTTCCACTGCTACCTGTTCAGCCTGATGGTCTGCTGGGCCATGATTGCCTGGGACCGCTCGCGCATGCCGCTCACCCTCTGCGTGCTGGCCTACGGGGCTGGATTCCTGGGGCCGATGATCTGGCCGGAGTTGTATCCGGTACGCCTAGGCAGCGTCGACCTGGGAAGCGTCGTCGATGCCCCACGACTCGAGGTCTTCCTTTCGGCGCTCTGCGGAGCCGTCGCAGGCACCGCTTGGGGGATGCTCTTGAGGGCCTTCGTTTCCCAACCCACAACAGAGGACCAATCGCGCCGGCTGGGCATTCCGATCATGATGGTAGCCGTCGGGCTCTATTTCGGCTGGCAAGCAACCTTCGTCATTGCGGCCCTCAGCATGTTGTTGTCGGTGGTAATGTGGCCTGCGATGAAACGCATCGGCCGAACCGATTTCGCTGGCGGCGTGGAACTGTCGATCTTGGCCAGTAGTTTTGTCTTCGTGCTTTACTGGAAGTTCTGGGACCAGCCGTACGGCCTGACCGATTTGCCTAAGGCCATCGCATTCGCAGCGGCAGCCGTGGTGCTGGGGCTTCTGCTGCGGAAACTCACGTGGCGACCGACACTCGACTTGCAGCGATTTCAGCGCCCTGCCGAGAAGACGGGTACAGATTCGCCCGAACTGCAAGTCCTTGCCTCGGGTGGCACATTGCCAGAGAATAGTTAG
- a CDS encoding DUF4410 domain-containing protein has product MDLDNPFKTRSGDSTDGPVSSNSICIEPFRVRSSGFNCQVFTEDQVAEMLAKELASFCSEQGFEIVKGKAQYTIKGEIVKIEQGSQILRYLLPFLAGEAMVEIQGEVIEGVHSSKPFHIKKTFSMGAFGGSSKGMIKSGLRLAGMKIAADAGLVGQQTSGLKQGGSSGGLGALSAPVNAWLYLGMVALAAIITAVIVGGYAHGWAMAAPERHDGIAMEHRGRYVLLQSALAFISILFGGLAAAPDSVLKSKTLIWLRASSGVNSIIGQRILLGILCALPIFLAYLSKRLM; this is encoded by the coding sequence ATGGATCTCGATAATCCTTTCAAGACACGATCAGGCGATTCTACGGACGGGCCGGTCAGTAGTAATTCGATTTGTATCGAGCCATTTCGGGTTCGCTCTTCCGGTTTTAATTGCCAGGTCTTCACCGAAGATCAGGTCGCCGAGATGCTGGCCAAAGAGTTGGCTTCCTTTTGTAGCGAGCAGGGATTCGAGATCGTCAAAGGTAAGGCCCAGTACACCATCAAGGGCGAGATCGTCAAAATTGAGCAGGGGAGTCAGATCCTGCGGTACCTCCTGCCGTTTCTAGCTGGCGAGGCAATGGTCGAGATTCAGGGAGAGGTCATCGAAGGGGTTCACTCCAGCAAGCCATTCCACATCAAGAAGACCTTTTCGATGGGGGCCTTCGGTGGAAGCAGCAAGGGTATGATCAAAAGTGGTCTGCGATTGGCAGGCATGAAGATCGCCGCCGACGCAGGCTTGGTGGGACAACAAACCTCGGGACTGAAGCAAGGGGGCAGCAGTGGCGGATTGGGCGCGTTGTCGGCACCGGTGAACGCCTGGCTGTACCTGGGGATGGTCGCGTTGGCGGCCATCATTACCGCGGTGATTGTGGGAGGCTATGCCCACGGTTGGGCGATGGCGGCTCCCGAGCGTCACGACGGGATCGCCATGGAACATCGTGGCCGCTATGTGCTACTGCAGAGTGCCCTGGCATTCATTTCGATCTTGTTCGGAGGACTCGCCGCGGCCCCAGATAGTGTGCTCAAAAGCAAGACGCTGATCTGGCTGCGGGCCAGTTCTGGGGTGAATTCGATCATCGGCCAGCGAATCTTATTGGGCATCTTATGTGCCTTGCCGATCTTTTTGGCGTACTTAAGTAAACGCTTGATGTGA
- a CDS encoding C39 family peptidase, which yields MANPFDFEILPQPDDTTCGPTSLHAVYQYFGLNLDLHQLISEVPTLEQGGTLGVMLGIDALKRGFDATIFTYNLEVFDPIWFTRSYDLTERLEAQMAVKTEPKLHLASKAYVEYLVLGGKLKMRDLSAMLISRYLHQSVPILTGLSSTYLYSGPREHGLKNTPDDIRGLPQGHFVVLYGINENQDRVYVADPYLPNPLGELHHYPVSFDRLVCSILLGILTYDSNLLVIEPKKQGSAAKGKNSP from the coding sequence ATGGCCAATCCGTTCGATTTCGAGATCCTGCCTCAGCCGGATGATACGACCTGTGGGCCGACGAGCCTGCACGCCGTCTACCAGTACTTTGGCCTGAACCTAGATCTACACCAGTTGATCTCGGAAGTGCCTACCTTAGAGCAGGGAGGTACCCTGGGCGTGATGCTGGGGATCGATGCGTTGAAGCGCGGCTTCGACGCGACGATCTTCACGTACAACCTCGAGGTCTTCGACCCGATCTGGTTTACGCGCAGCTACGATCTGACGGAGCGTCTCGAAGCCCAGATGGCCGTTAAGACCGAGCCCAAGCTGCACCTGGCCAGTAAGGCTTACGTCGAGTATCTAGTCCTGGGGGGCAAGCTCAAGATGCGGGATTTGAGCGCGATGCTGATTAGCCGCTACTTGCATCAATCGGTGCCGATCCTGACCGGGCTTAGCTCGACCTACCTATACAGTGGCCCGCGCGAACATGGTTTAAAGAATACCCCAGACGATATTCGCGGGCTGCCCCAGGGGCACTTCGTCGTGCTGTACGGCATTAACGAAAACCAGGATCGCGTGTATGTCGCCGATCCGTATCTGCCCAATCCACTGGGCGAATTGCATCACTATCCGGTTAGTTTCGACCGGTTGGTGTGCTCGATTTTGCTGGGCATCTTGACGTATGACTCGAACCTGTTGGTGATCGAACCCAAGAAGCAGGGCTCGGCTGCCAAAGGCAAAAACTCGCCATGA
- a CDS encoding RimK family protein has product MAILIVTDQTDRWPSNGPGVEVVDPKAYITQSQYSEMRGAKVFNLCQTYRYQSVGYYVSLLAEARGHRPVPSVAAMQDWKTRSIIRLVSEDLDELIQKSLAPIKSNKFTLSIYFGKNMAKRYDALAWRLFNLFQAPLLRAKFMQEKDRWQLTSVGGISAADVPEAHWPFIVETALDHFSKRRSVAKVKKTRFDMAILRNTEDPEPPSDEVALQKFAKAAALQGVSTEYISRDDYGRLAEFDALFIRDTTAVNHYTYRFARRAHAEGLVVIDDPTSILLCTNKVYLAELLARHKIPVPKTVVVHRDNADTLAQELGFPCVLKRPDSAFSLGVVKVKTPEELQQKLKEFFADSELIIAQEFLPTDFDWRIGIFDRQPLYACKYYMAKGHWQIIKHENANRGRYGKLETLPVELAPRKAVQVALKAANLIGDGLYGVDVKESNGKFSVIEVNDNPNINSGCEDAVLKDELYRRMVSIFVRRIEQQKAGIA; this is encoded by the coding sequence ATGGCAATATTGATAGTGACCGACCAAACCGATCGCTGGCCGAGCAACGGCCCCGGCGTCGAGGTAGTCGATCCGAAAGCCTACATCACCCAGTCGCAGTACAGCGAAATGAGGGGGGCAAAGGTCTTTAACCTTTGTCAAACCTATCGCTATCAGAGCGTCGGTTATTATGTCTCGCTATTGGCCGAGGCCCGCGGTCATCGCCCGGTGCCGAGTGTCGCCGCGATGCAGGACTGGAAGACCCGCAGTATTATTCGTCTGGTCAGCGAAGACCTGGACGAGTTGATTCAAAAGTCGCTGGCCCCAATCAAGTCGAACAAGTTCACGCTCAGCATCTACTTCGGAAAGAATATGGCCAAACGCTACGACGCGCTGGCCTGGCGGTTGTTCAACTTGTTTCAGGCTCCGCTCTTGCGTGCCAAGTTCATGCAGGAAAAGGATCGCTGGCAATTGACCAGCGTGGGGGGCATCTCGGCTGCGGACGTGCCGGAAGCTCACTGGCCGTTCATTGTCGAAACGGCGCTCGATCACTTCTCGAAACGTCGCAGCGTGGCGAAGGTCAAAAAGACCCGCTTCGACATGGCCATCTTGCGCAATACGGAAGACCCCGAGCCACCGTCGGACGAAGTTGCCCTGCAGAAGTTCGCCAAGGCTGCGGCCCTGCAAGGGGTGTCGACCGAGTACATCTCGCGCGACGACTACGGCCGCCTGGCCGAGTTCGATGCCCTGTTCATCCGCGATACGACCGCCGTCAATCACTATACGTACCGGTTCGCTCGCCGGGCTCACGCCGAAGGGCTGGTCGTGATCGACGATCCGACGTCGATTCTCTTGTGTACCAACAAGGTGTACCTGGCCGAACTGCTCGCGCGGCATAAGATCCCTGTTCCCAAGACGGTAGTCGTCCATCGTGATAACGCCGATACCTTGGCCCAGGAACTGGGCTTTCCGTGCGTGCTAAAGCGGCCTGACAGCGCGTTCTCGCTGGGGGTGGTCAAGGTGAAAACGCCTGAGGAGCTGCAGCAGAAGCTGAAAGAGTTCTTCGCCGATTCCGAGCTGATCATCGCCCAAGAGTTCCTGCCGACCGACTTCGACTGGCGGATTGGTATCTTTGATCGGCAGCCGCTATATGCGTGCAAGTATTACATGGCCAAGGGGCACTGGCAGATCATCAAGCACGAGAACGCCAACCGAGGACGCTACGGCAAACTGGAGACATTGCCGGTCGAACTGGCCCCGCGCAAGGCCGTGCAGGTCGCTCTCAAAGCGGCCAACTTGATTGGTGATGGTTTGTACGGCGTCGACGTGAAAGAGTCGAACGGTAAGTTTTCGGTCATCGAAGTCAACGACAACCCGAATATCAATTCCGGCTGCGAAGATGCCGTGCTGAAAGACGAGCTATATCGCCGCATGGTCTCGATTTTCGTACGGCGAATCGAACAACAAAAGGCAGGCATCGCGTAG
- a CDS encoding glutamate-cysteine ligase family protein, whose amino-acid sequence MLAESSRSAKDSIPLFEAFGVEVEYMIVHENSLDVAPIADQLLRDEEGNPSEEIELGDIAWSNELALHVVELKTNGPVASLNGLASRFQANVHDINARLGKIGARLMPSAMHPWMRPDVEMKLWPHGYNEVYEAFNVIFNCSGHGWANLQSCHLNLPFDGDEEFGRLHAAIRLLLPILPALTASSPVCERQLTPHLDHRLETYRHNADRIPQVAGMVIPEGFYTQQDYEQYILEPIYQTMAPLDLAGVLRHEWVNSRGAIARFMRNTIEIRVMDVQEHPAADVAICQLVANVAKTLTEETWSSIADQQKAETLRLRDIFLNVVDNADETMIIDPDYLQFFGWTQGICTAGDLWRSLAERFPTEEKPLADALDTILTEGPLARRIVTALEGNFQQRLPIVYRELCDCLEQGRSFRPGELSI is encoded by the coding sequence ATGTTGGCCGAATCGTCCCGGTCTGCGAAAGACTCGATCCCGCTGTTTGAAGCGTTCGGCGTCGAGGTCGAGTACATGATCGTTCATGAAAACTCGCTCGACGTTGCGCCGATTGCCGATCAACTGCTGCGCGACGAAGAAGGCAACCCAAGCGAGGAGATCGAACTGGGGGACATTGCCTGGTCGAACGAGTTGGCTCTGCACGTGGTCGAGTTGAAGACGAACGGTCCGGTCGCTTCGCTGAATGGTCTGGCTTCGCGGTTTCAGGCCAACGTTCACGATATCAACGCACGGTTAGGAAAGATCGGAGCCCGCCTGATGCCCAGTGCGATGCATCCGTGGATGCGTCCCGATGTCGAGATGAAGCTTTGGCCGCACGGCTATAACGAAGTTTACGAAGCGTTCAACGTGATCTTCAATTGCAGCGGTCACGGTTGGGCCAATCTGCAGAGCTGCCATCTTAATCTGCCGTTTGACGGAGACGAGGAGTTCGGGCGGTTGCACGCGGCGATCCGTTTGCTGTTGCCGATCTTGCCGGCCCTGACAGCCAGCAGCCCTGTTTGCGAACGCCAGTTGACGCCGCATCTGGATCATCGGCTCGAGACCTACCGGCACAATGCCGACCGGATTCCCCAAGTTGCTGGCATGGTGATCCCAGAGGGTTTTTATACACAGCAAGATTACGAACAATACATCTTAGAGCCGATCTACCAGACGATGGCCCCCTTGGACCTGGCCGGTGTGCTGCGGCACGAATGGGTTAACAGCCGTGGCGCGATCGCTCGCTTCATGCGAAACACAATCGAGATCCGCGTGATGGACGTGCAGGAACACCCGGCCGCGGATGTGGCGATTTGCCAACTGGTGGCCAACGTTGCCAAGACGCTCACCGAAGAAACCTGGAGCAGCATTGCCGATCAGCAAAAGGCCGAGACCCTGCGTCTGCGTGATATCTTCCTGAACGTTGTCGACAATGCCGACGAAACGATGATCATCGACCCGGACTATCTGCAGTTCTTCGGCTGGACGCAGGGGATATGCACCGCCGGTGATTTGTGGCGATCGTTGGCCGAGCGTTTTCCGACGGAGGAGAAGCCCCTTGCCGATGCGCTCGATACGATCCTGACCGAAGGGCCCCTGGCGCGACGCATTGTTACGGCCCTGGAAGGGAACTTCCAGCAAAGACTACCGATTGTGTATCGCGAACTGTGCGATTGCCTGGAGCAGGGACGTTCGTTTCGGCCTGGCGAATTGAGCATCTGA
- a CDS encoding N-formylglutamate amidohydrolase has product MKASSEYSILFTCEHGGNRIPREYAPRFAEYQELLQTHRGWDPGTLLASNYFHQQVPSQLFASETSRLLVDLNRSETNPALFSRLVPPPSQLQREELLETYYRPWRQEVVDWIRSQAKRNLFVRHLSFHSFTPELNGQVRTAEIGLLYDPGRAPERDFCHCWRQAIRETFPEFRVRLNYPYRGISDGHTTALRKQFSAQQYSGIELEVNQQLFQQSARQVRPLIVGLYQSWHQAVRQTTGAA; this is encoded by the coding sequence ATGAAAGCGAGTTCCGAGTACTCGATCCTTTTTACCTGCGAGCACGGCGGCAATCGGATTCCCAGGGAATATGCCCCCAGGTTTGCCGAGTACCAAGAGTTGCTTCAAACGCATCGCGGGTGGGACCCTGGCACGCTGCTAGCGTCGAACTACTTCCATCAACAAGTTCCTTCGCAGCTGTTTGCCAGCGAGACGTCGCGGCTATTGGTGGATCTGAATCGATCGGAGACGAACCCGGCGTTGTTTTCCAGGCTCGTGCCACCCCCCAGCCAGTTGCAGCGGGAGGAACTGCTGGAGACCTACTATCGTCCCTGGCGTCAGGAGGTGGTCGATTGGATCAGGAGCCAGGCTAAGCGTAACCTGTTTGTTCGTCATCTCTCGTTTCATAGTTTCACGCCAGAGCTCAATGGCCAAGTACGAACCGCCGAGATTGGCCTGCTGTACGATCCTGGACGAGCCCCGGAACGAGACTTCTGTCATTGCTGGCGACAGGCAATTCGCGAGACATTCCCGGAGTTTCGCGTGCGGCTGAACTACCCTTACCGCGGGATATCGGACGGGCATACGACCGCCCTGCGGAAACAGTTCTCTGCACAGCAGTACAGCGGGATTGAATTGGAAGTCAATCAGCAGCTTTTCCAGCAGTCGGCCCGGCAAGTCAGGCCGTTGATCGTGGGACTTTATCAGAGCTGGCATCAGGCCGTGCGGCAGACGACTGGCGCTGCTTAG